The DNA segment AGCAGGCTCGGGCGGCAGGTGAACGGGGCAATGCGGCGCGTCCCCGGCCGTCCCGGTTGCAGTGGGGCGCAGTTTGGGCGGTGCCCGCAGGGACTCCaccggtgccggtgccggtgccggcggggcgggcggggtcCCGGGTCCTCCCCGCACCAGTGCCAGCCAGCGGGACGCCGGCGAGCCCCGGAATGCTCGGGACGCCCCGCcgcctctcccctcccctccgcccgccccgcccgggggGCCGCGCCGGCACCGGCGCTccgcgcggcgggcgggccggtGGCGGCAGACGGGCGCACCGCGGGCCGCAGCGGCGGAGCCCCGAGGACCCCCCAGGCGGctgcgccccggccccccgcgcccggccccgcaggTGGGTCCGCATGCCCCGCCTCGCCCGGCTCCGCGCCCCCCACGTCGGGGCGGTGacgggggcgggcgggcccggccccccgcgtGGGCCAGGGGCAGAGCCGGGCGGGGGCGAGGGGCAGAGCCGGGCACCCGCTGGGCGCGGCGACGCCCCCGCGccggcccagccccgccgggcGGACGGGGGCGCCGAGTCCCCtcggagcggagcggggcggcggcggccctCGGCGGCGGCATGGCGGGGCGAGCGgccggccggcgggcgggctgaggcgggggccgggcggggaggCGCCGGCGGCGGGGTCTCACCGCCTTTTCTTGCCGTCCCCCGCAGGGAGCGGCCGGCCCCCCGCGCCACCATTGCCTCGCACGGCAAGGAGGACCTGCTCGCCGTCGCCGCCCGGCTCTGGCAGCGGAGGAGGCGGCTGCTGGCCGCCGCCGGGCTCGCCCTGGCCATGGCCGTCGCCCTGCTCGTCGCCgtgcccctgctgctgctgcaggcgcCCGCCGAGAGCGGCGCCCACTACGAGATGATGGGCACCTGCCGCATGATCTGCGACCCGTACAGCGGCGGGCGGCCGCCCGGCCCTGGCAGCACCGCCGCCGTGGAGGCCCTGCAGGACCTGGGCGCCAACCCCCCGCCGCCCTTCGTCCAGGGACCCAAGGGGGAGCCGGGCCGGCCGGGCAAGCCGGGCCCCCGCGGACCCCCCGGGGAGCcggggccgccggggccgcggggcccgccgggggagcggggcgaCGCGGGGAagccggggctgcccgggctGGCGCTggcgggcgcgggcggcggcgggagcggcggcggggcggcggcgggcggcgaggcggcgggcgggctgagcGCCGCCTTCAGCGGGCCGCGCATCGCCTTCTACGTGGGGCTGAAGAGCCCCCACGAAGGCTACGAGGTCCTCAAGTTCGACGACGTGGTGACCAACCTGGGCAACCACTACGACCCGGCCAGCGGCAAGTTCACCTGCCAGGTGCGCGGCATCTACTTCTTCACCTACCACATCCTCATGCGCGGCGGCGACGGCACCAGCATGTGGGCCGACCTCTGCAAGAACGGGCAGGTGGgtccccgccgctccccgctcggcctcccctccccgccccgtcccgtccTGTCCGGCCGCAGGGGCACGGAGCCGCCGGGGCATCCCCCCGCCGTCGGGCGGCGGTGCGCCCGGGGCAGCGGCTCCGCTCTCGCCGCGAACTCCGAGCTCCCGACTTGCGAACTTTCCTGCCGGgatggggggaaggagaagcgaggaggggggcgggaggggggccGCGGGGGTAgcggaggggctggggaagaggggacgtcggggggtggtggtgctgaTGGaggggctcgggggggggggggggggggaggggggctgatATGCCCCGCGGCTGTGTTGGCAGGTGCGGGCCAGTGCCATCGCCCAAGACGCAGACCAGAACTACGACTACGCCAGCAACAGCGTGGTGCTGCATCTGGACTCCGGCGACGAGGTGTACGTCAAGCTGGACGGAGGCAAGGCGCACGGAGGCAACAACAATAAGTACAGCACTTTCTCTGGCTTTCTTTTATACCCTGATTAACACAATGAGCGATGCGACACAACTGGCCCCGCCACGGATGCGCGTGGGGTGGTCGGCGTTTCTGTACCCCATCGTGCCGCAGTTCCTGCTGGTGTCAGCTGTCTCCACAGGTCACTTTAGCTTCATTAccactttgcatttttttttaattatttttttttaatccctgtgGAAACAAAATAGACGTGAAACAAAGCGATCCCCTTCCTTACTCTGCCCCGTTTCCCCTGAGCCTCTCCCTTTGTCAGCCCCGGTGTTGTGTGTGTCACAGGAGGAGCTCGGCAGCTTGCAACTCTCGAGCGGTTCCCAGGGGGTGTAACTACAGTTGGGACTGTGCCGCGCACAGTGTTTGAACCCACCACATTTTTTCATCAATGAGTATTAATTATGATGATGAATTTCCAGGTCGACTATTCACGAGGCGGGACTGGACCATAACTggtttttcctctgctgctttgtttgtaTGGGGTCAAGTgtaaacttttcttttctgtgcaatGCAATGCTCGTTTGAATGATGGTTGTCATTAATGTCAAACTTGTTCCTGTCTGCAAAAGAATCCAATCGTTGACCACAATCACCAAAATACCacattaaattatgtttttagaCAATGccttcttgctttctgtctCTTCCAGTGCTGCAAAGGAGTGCTGTGGTGGTGCCACGGGAAGGTGGGAGGTAAAGGAGGGGGTCACTTCAGTCCCTTAGGTTTGCAACAAAATGTGAAGTTCAGATGGGGCACCGTGCCTAGGTCTTGGTTGTTGTTCAAGGGggctgggaagaagcagagggagaggaaaaaaagcttcacATTTATGCAGTTTTGCAAAAAG comes from the Falco peregrinus isolate bFalPer1 chromosome 8, bFalPer1.pri, whole genome shotgun sequence genome and includes:
- the C1QL2 gene encoding complement C1q-like protein 2; protein product: MAVALLVAVPLLLLQAPAESGAHYEMMGTCRMICDPYSGGRPPGPGSTAAVEALQDLGANPPPPFVQGPKGEPGRPGKPGPRGPPGEPGPPGPRGPPGERGDAGKPGLPGLALAGAGGGGSGGGAAAGGEAAGGLSAAFSGPRIAFYVGLKSPHEGYEVLKFDDVVTNLGNHYDPASGKFTCQVRGIYFFTYHILMRGGDGTSMWADLCKNGQVRASAIAQDADQNYDYASNSVVLHLDSGDEVYVKLDGGKAHGGNNNKYSTFSGFLLYPD